The Planctomycetia bacterium genome contains a region encoding:
- a CDS encoding menaquinone biosynthesis protein, which yields MAVDPIGTRVGAVNYLNTKPLVFGLRDLAPHVELHFDLPSRLADGLAAGRYDIALIPSIEYFQGRNYAIVSDACIACQGPVLSVKLFSRVPPARIRSLALDEGSRTSAALVQILLRKRFGLRPELTALPIGDSLAQANADAVLLIGDRAMHSPLERFECVWDLGDEWQRFTGLPFVFAMWVARADTDLSGIGDTLAAARDLGVRNLNEIAEREAAPLGLTRPECLDYLRDNLHFYLGEAELRGLATFYRFAAELGLAPEGLDLGIAIDQPAR from the coding sequence ATGGCTGTCGATCCCATCGGAACCCGCGTCGGAGCCGTGAATTACTTGAACACCAAACCGCTAGTGTTTGGGTTGAGGGATTTGGCGCCGCACGTGGAATTGCATTTCGATCTTCCCAGCCGTCTGGCCGACGGACTGGCCGCCGGGCGGTACGACATCGCACTCATTCCATCGATCGAGTATTTCCAGGGCAGAAATTACGCGATCGTTTCCGACGCTTGCATCGCTTGCCAAGGCCCGGTGTTGAGCGTGAAGCTCTTTAGCCGCGTGCCGCCGGCTCGGATTCGCAGCCTGGCGTTGGACGAAGGCTCCCGAACGAGCGCCGCGCTGGTTCAGATTCTGCTTCGCAAGCGTTTTGGATTGCGGCCGGAATTGACCGCCTTGCCGATTGGCGATTCGCTGGCTCAGGCGAACGCCGATGCGGTGTTGTTGATTGGCGATCGCGCCATGCATTCACCGCTGGAGCGCTTTGAGTGCGTGTGGGATCTTGGCGACGAGTGGCAGAGATTCACGGGTCTTCCCTTTGTTTTTGCCATGTGGGTCGCACGCGCCGACACCGATTTGTCGGGCATCGGAGATACGCTGGCCGCGGCCCGCGATCTCGGAGTGCGAAACCTGAACGAAATCGCCGAACGCGAGGCCGCGCCGTTGGGTCTCACGCGACCGGAATGCCTGGACTACCTGCGAGACAACCTTCATTTCTACTTGGGCGAAGCGGAACTCCGCGGACTCGCCACTTTTTACCGGTTCGCCGCCGAACTTGGGCTGGCGCCGGAAGGACTCGACCTTGGAATCGCCATTGATCAACCTGCTCGATAA
- the mqnC gene encoding cyclic dehypoxanthinyl futalosine synthase, producing the protein MESPLINLLDKAVAGERLAPAEGLRLLQSHDLTALGRAADAVVRRLHPEPFRTFNIDRNINYTNVCTAVCDFCAFYRKPKHDEGYVLDREVLLKKIEETVALGGDQVLMQGGLHPEFKLEWYEELLQDIKRRFPQVNVHGFSPPEIHHFTKVSKLPLRTVLERLKAAGLGSLPGGGAEILVDRVRAEITRGKVMTDDWLNVCRVWHELGGIGSATMMFGHVETLAERIEHLERLRQLQDETAGFTAFICWTFQPEHTDLAHIPAAGSFEYLKTLAVSRLYLDNFANIQSSWVTQGLKIGELSLLYGCNDMGSLMIEENVVAAAGTVHHLTLDQIKGAIREAGYIPQRRNVFYNYVDEPETAATSA; encoded by the coding sequence TTGGAATCGCCATTGATCAACCTGCTCGATAAGGCGGTCGCCGGCGAGCGACTTGCCCCCGCCGAGGGCCTGCGGCTGTTGCAGTCGCACGACCTGACTGCGCTTGGCCGCGCCGCCGACGCCGTCGTGCGCCGCTTGCATCCGGAACCATTCCGCACGTTCAACATCGATCGCAACATCAATTACACGAACGTCTGTACTGCCGTCTGCGACTTCTGCGCTTTCTATCGCAAGCCAAAGCACGACGAAGGCTATGTCCTCGATCGCGAAGTGCTGTTGAAAAAAATCGAGGAAACGGTGGCCCTCGGGGGCGATCAAGTTCTGATGCAGGGCGGGCTCCACCCGGAGTTTAAGCTGGAGTGGTACGAGGAATTACTCCAGGACATCAAGCGCCGGTTCCCGCAGGTGAATGTCCACGGCTTCAGCCCGCCGGAGATTCATCACTTCACCAAAGTCTCGAAGCTTCCGCTAAGAACGGTGCTGGAGCGCCTCAAAGCCGCGGGCCTGGGCAGCCTACCGGGAGGCGGCGCCGAGATTCTCGTCGATCGCGTCCGCGCCGAGATCACACGCGGAAAAGTGATGACGGACGATTGGCTGAACGTCTGTCGCGTCTGGCACGAGTTGGGCGGAATCGGCAGCGCGACTATGATGTTCGGCCACGTGGAAACGTTGGCCGAGCGGATCGAGCATCTGGAGCGATTGCGGCAACTCCAAGACGAAACCGCAGGCTTCACAGCGTTCATCTGCTGGACGTTTCAGCCGGAGCACACGGATCTCGCGCACATCCCGGCGGCCGGATCATTCGAGTATCTGAAGACTTTAGCCGTGAGCCGCCTCTACCTCGACAACTTCGCCAATATTCAATCGAGTTGGGTCACCCAGGGGCTGAAGATCGGCGAGCTCTCGCTCCTTTACGGCTGCAATGACATGGGCAGCCTGATGATCGAGGAGAACGTCGTGGCGGCCGCTGGCACCGTCCACCACCTGACGCTCGATCAAATCAAGGGAGCGATTCGCGAGGCCGGCTACATCCCGCAGCGCCGCAACGTCTTCTACAACTACGTCGATGAACCCGAAACTGCGGCGACCAGTGCCTGA